The following coding sequences lie in one Mucilaginibacter sp. KACC 22773 genomic window:
- a CDS encoding SGNH/GDSL hydrolase family protein, with product MKKTFLLLAGISLSIWASAQKIAPFKAGDRVAFVGNSITDGGHYHSYIWLYYMTHYPNARITCFNAGIGGDVIGQIYDRFDDDVLDKKPNVLTLTWGMNDSGYFEWYRADAQDVMDKRIQGSYKYYGMLEDKLKQLPAIKKIFILGSPYDETSKFTTKNIYPKKSIAFSKIIDFQQEAAKRNGYGYVDFYHPMAAINQREQAKDSTFSLTPNDRVHPDNDGHLVMAYLFLKAQGLDNQYVADLSINAQNKKVLKAVNCRISNITAGADSVAFNYLANSLPYPIDTIPRGWGNRKKQADALKVVPFTKEFNQELLSVKGLKDGDYKVMIDGEQIGSWSARQLADGVNMAEITTTPQYQQAIQVRELNEERWDIERRTRMYVWMQYDFLKGKGLLHNDSNAAMDTVKKYAVKDIFVNGNKDNYSRARYKSLRDAWQKETDVLTDQIYAINKPKNHRITIIAAK from the coding sequence ATGAAAAAAACATTTTTACTATTAGCCGGCATTAGCCTTTCCATTTGGGCCAGCGCACAAAAAATCGCCCCGTTTAAGGCGGGCGACAGGGTGGCATTTGTGGGCAACAGCATTACCGATGGCGGGCATTACCACTCGTACATTTGGTTGTATTATATGACGCATTACCCCAACGCGCGGATAACCTGTTTTAACGCGGGTATTGGCGGCGACGTTATAGGCCAGATTTATGATAGGTTTGATGATGATGTGCTTGATAAAAAGCCTAACGTTTTAACCCTTACCTGGGGCATGAATGATAGTGGCTATTTTGAGTGGTACCGTGCCGACGCACAGGATGTGATGGATAAAAGGATCCAGGGGAGCTATAAATATTACGGCATGCTGGAGGATAAGCTGAAACAATTGCCGGCTATTAAAAAGATCTTTATTTTGGGTTCTCCATACGATGAAACTTCTAAGTTCACCACAAAAAATATCTATCCTAAGAAAAGTATAGCGTTTTCAAAAATTATCGATTTTCAGCAGGAGGCGGCTAAAAGAAACGGCTACGGTTATGTAGATTTTTATCACCCTATGGCAGCCATCAACCAGCGCGAACAGGCAAAGGATTCCACTTTTAGCCTTACGCCTAACGATAGGGTGCACCCCGATAACGATGGACACCTGGTAATGGCCTACCTGTTTTTAAAAGCCCAGGGGCTGGATAATCAGTATGTTGCCGATTTAAGCATCAATGCCCAAAACAAAAAAGTTTTGAAAGCTGTAAACTGCCGCATCAGTAATATAACAGCCGGTGCAGATTCGGTTGCGTTTAATTACCTGGCCAATTCGCTGCCTTATCCTATTGATACCATTCCGCGTGGCTGGGGCAATCGTAAAAAGCAGGCAGATGCCCTAAAAGTAGTGCCGTTTACCAAAGAGTTTAACCAGGAATTGTTGAGCGTTAAAGGCCTTAAGGACGGCGATTACAAGGTGATGATTGACGGCGAGCAGATAGGCAGTTGGTCGGCCCGGCAACTGGCCGATGGCGTTAATATGGCCGAAATTACCACAACTCCCCAATACCAACAGGCCATCCAGGTTCGCGAACTGAACGAAGAGCGTTGGGATATTGAGCGCCGCACAAGAATGTATGTTTGGATGCAGTATGATTTTTTAAAGGGCAAAGGTTTGCTGCACAACGATAGTAACGCCGCTATGGATACCGTAAAAAAATACGCTGTAAAAGACATTTTTGTGAATGGTAATAAAGATAACTATAGCCGCGCCCGCTACAAAAGCCTGCGCGATGCCTGGCAAAAAGAAACGGATGTATTAACCGACCAGATTTATGCCATTAACAAACCCAAAAATCACCGCATTACCATTATAGCTGCCAAATAA